The Streptomyces camelliae genome window below encodes:
- a CDS encoding transposase encodes MAKPPAEETPFVPPDGTRDVLGRPRRLVTRTTERYTAVQQLLSEGQSLAAIGRQLRLDHSTVRRFARAQSLDELLVRATNRTSILDEHKPYLHERWREGCHDIPQLHHELRARGFTGSIQCLRRYFQPFKKPHSPKPKIPPAPAPQPRPAPKPRRVVRWIMTNPGRLTETDAAELKEIRAACPHLDATASHVRDFAAMMRDLRGNDLPAWMDRVLADDLPALHSLVNGMKRDLDAVTSGLSTPWSPGQVEGHVTRAKLLKRMGFGRANLDLLCRRILLRT; translated from the coding sequence ATGGCGAAGCCGCCCGCGGAAGAGACGCCGTTCGTCCCGCCGGACGGCACCCGGGACGTCCTCGGGCGCCCGAGGCGGCTGGTGACCCGCACCACCGAGCGGTACACGGCGGTTCAGCAACTGCTGTCCGAGGGGCAATCTCTGGCAGCGATCGGCCGCCAGCTGCGGCTGGACCACTCGACCGTACGGCGCTTCGCCCGCGCCCAAAGTCTCGACGAACTGTTGGTCAGGGCAACCAACCGGACCTCGATCCTGGACGAACACAAGCCCTACCTGCACGAACGCTGGCGCGAGGGCTGCCACGATATCCCACAGCTGCACCACGAACTGCGCGCACGCGGCTTCACCGGCAGCATCCAGTGCCTCCGCCGCTACTTCCAGCCCTTCAAGAAGCCGCACAGCCCCAAGCCGAAGATCCCGCCCGCGCCTGCTCCCCAGCCGCGGCCCGCCCCGAAACCCCGGCGCGTCGTCCGCTGGATCATGACCAACCCCGGACGCCTCACCGAGACCGACGCCGCCGAGCTCAAGGAGATCCGGGCCGCGTGCCCGCACCTCGACGCCACCGCAAGCCACGTCCGCGACTTCGCAGCCATGATGCGCGACCTGCGCGGCAACGACCTGCCCGCATGGATGGACCGCGTCCTCGCCGACGACCTGCCCGCCCTGCACTCCCTGGTCAACGGCATGAAGCGAGATCTGGACGCCGTCACCTCCGGCCTGTCCACGCCATGGAGCCCAGGCCAGGTCGAAGGCCATGTGACCAGAGCCAAGCTCCTCAAACGCATGGGCTTCGGTCGCGCCAACCTCGACCTCCTCTGCAGACGCATCCTCCTCCGGACTTGA
- a CDS encoding poly-gamma-glutamate hydrolase family protein has translation MNHNSSRRTVLASVAAIAAGLPTLNAVMGSTPAAAADQYGSNTELYTHTAAKEGTDWVRRFRIGAPVQVTDNARGTSSPVSSTAVIAPHGGGIEAGTSELCMAIAGYTPFEADTDPASAAVPGEPQRDYWMFEALANSAAQHVTSTHCDDPAALAVCTGNLYAVSLHGFDDTAVKKIVIGGRDERLKRNLLAAFTKYALTSPATNADWNVTVAFAGATDPINGDDPANIVNRTRTGAGAQMELSTALRKAMFGDFSGAARRRTTAGVPSPDSPYADHFWNGFVNAVREAIKNHELGLDSL, from the coding sequence GTGAACCACAACAGCAGCAGACGCACCGTTCTTGCTTCCGTCGCCGCCATCGCCGCCGGCCTGCCCACCCTCAATGCCGTAATGGGCAGCACGCCGGCCGCGGCAGCCGACCAGTACGGGTCGAACACCGAGCTGTACACCCACACGGCGGCCAAGGAGGGCACGGACTGGGTGCGCCGGTTCCGCATCGGTGCACCGGTGCAGGTCACGGACAATGCCCGCGGCACGAGCAGCCCCGTCAGCAGTACGGCGGTGATCGCACCGCACGGCGGCGGGATCGAGGCGGGTACGAGCGAGCTGTGCATGGCCATCGCCGGCTACACACCCTTCGAGGCCGACACCGATCCGGCGAGCGCGGCGGTGCCGGGAGAGCCGCAGCGGGACTACTGGATGTTCGAAGCCCTGGCCAACTCCGCCGCACAGCACGTCACCTCCACCCACTGCGACGACCCGGCCGCCCTCGCCGTGTGCACCGGCAACCTGTACGCCGTCTCCCTGCACGGCTTCGACGACACGGCCGTGAAGAAGATCGTCATCGGCGGCCGGGACGAACGCCTCAAGCGCAACCTGCTGGCGGCCTTCACGAAGTACGCTCTGACCTCCCCCGCGACCAACGCCGACTGGAACGTGACCGTGGCCTTCGCGGGCGCCACCGACCCCATCAACGGCGATGACCCGGCCAACATCGTCAACCGCACCCGCACCGGTGCCGGCGCCCAGATGGAACTGTCCACCGCGCTGCGCAAGGCGATGTTCGGTGACTTCTCCGGCGCGGCCAGGCGCAGGACGACAGCCGGCGTGCCGAGCCCGGACAGCCCCTACGCCGACCACTTCTGGAACGGCTTCGTGAACGCCGTCCGCGAGGCGATCAAGAACCACGAACTCGGCCTCGATTCCCTCTAG
- a CDS encoding IS5 family transposase (programmed frameshift) → MGNRQSRPWIVSDELWALVEPLLPKPGPKLVEGRPRVPDRRALCGILFVLHTGIQWEYLPQELGFGSGMTCWRRLAAWNEAGVWDQLHVLLLKKLRSAKKLDWSRAVIDSSHVRAARKGPKSGPSPVDRARPGSKHHVVTDGQGIPLAVSLTGGNRNDVTQLLPLLDKIPPVAGVVGRPRRRPDALLADRGYDHDKYRRLLWQRGIRPVIARRGQPHGSGLGIFRYVVERTIAWLHGFRLLRIRWERRDDIHEAFLGLATCLITYRHVQRIC, encoded by the exons GTGGGGAATCGTCAGTCGCGGCCGTGGATCGTGTCGGATGAACTGTGGGCCCTGGTCGAGCCGTTGCTGCCCAAGCCGGGGCCGAAGCTGGTCGAGGGACGGCCGAGGGTGCCGGACCGGCGGGCATTGTGCGGGATCCTGTTCGTGCTGCACACCGGCATTCAGTGGGAGTACCTGCCACAGGAGCTGGGCTTCGGTTCGGGCATGACCTGCTGGCGGCGGCTGGCCGCGTGGAACGAGGCCGGGGTGTGGGACCAGCTGCATGTGCTGCTGTTGAAGAAGCTGCGGTCGGCGAAGAAGCTGGACTGGTCGCGGGCGGTGATCGACTCCTCCCATGTGCGGGCGGCCCGCA AGGGGCCCAAAAGCGGTCCCAGCCCGGTCGACCGCGCACGGCCGGGCAGCAAGCACCACGTCGTCACCGACGGCCAGGGCATCCCGCTCGCGGTGTCGCTGACCGGCGGCAACCGCAACGACGTCACCCAGCTTCTGCCCCTGCTCGACAAGATCCCCCCTGTCGCCGGGGTTGTCGGCCGGCCCCGCCGCCGACCCGACGCACTGCTCGCCGACCGCGGCTACGACCACGACAAGTACCGGCGCCTGCTGTGGCAGCGCGGCATCCGTCCCGTGATCGCGAGGCGAGGCCAGCCACACGGCTCCGGCCTGGGCATCTTCCGGTATGTCGTCGAGCGGACGATCGCCTGGCTGCACGGCTTCCGACTCCTGCGCATCCGGTGGGAGCGCCGGGACGACATCCATGAAGCCTTCCTCGGGCTCGCTACATGTCTCATCACCTACCGACACGTCCAACGCATTTGTTAG
- a CDS encoding sensor histidine kinase, protein MTGLARAWRRLAHGARPRTVRTRVTVIAGLALTAAVIIGLLVMYLLQVGQAKRTIAGQLRTYAVQIEQSATGGAFPQPLPPSVLDAQAQSQVLAPDGTVIASTRNLAGRPAVFALAADATTPVRQKAADGVLPGELSVLGEHTKVGGRPVTVITLTATNQRDQVDETFARLLVIGVPGTLLVACGTVWWVVGRALRPVEQIRRTATAITAAELSQRVPEPGTDDEIGHLARTMNDMLARLDDSAARQRRFVADASHELRSPLTAIRTGLEVGLAHPDRAPWPDIASRAARQTERLEALISQLLALARADAGKLAARRQTVDLSALLAEIRATTTAPHLQIELAVPAHTTVTGNPEDLSRLFRNLIDNAARYARMRVSVTAVVEPDSIRIEIGDDGPGIPAEERERVFDRFVRLDTDRGHGTRSTGLGLPIAREIATAHGGTITLTETGSGGTHAVVALPR, encoded by the coding sequence ATGACCGGGCTTGCGCGCGCCTGGCGCCGTCTGGCACACGGCGCGCGCCCTCGCACCGTGCGGACCCGCGTCACGGTCATCGCCGGTCTCGCGCTCACCGCGGCCGTCATAATCGGGCTCCTCGTGATGTACCTGCTGCAGGTCGGCCAGGCCAAGCGCACCATCGCCGGGCAACTGCGCACCTACGCAGTCCAGATCGAGCAGTCGGCTACCGGCGGGGCGTTCCCGCAGCCACTGCCGCCGTCGGTGCTCGACGCGCAGGCCCAGTCCCAGGTCCTCGCGCCGGACGGGACCGTCATCGCCTCGACACGCAATCTGGCCGGCAGGCCGGCTGTGTTCGCGCTTGCGGCGGATGCCACGACCCCGGTTCGGCAGAAGGCCGCCGACGGCGTCCTTCCCGGCGAGCTCTCCGTCCTCGGCGAGCACACCAAGGTCGGCGGCCGACCGGTCACCGTCATCACCCTGACTGCCACCAACCAACGCGACCAGGTCGACGAGACCTTCGCCCGGCTGCTCGTCATCGGCGTGCCGGGCACGCTCCTGGTGGCGTGCGGCACCGTGTGGTGGGTGGTCGGCCGCGCGCTGCGGCCGGTGGAGCAGATCCGGCGCACCGCCACCGCCATCACCGCCGCCGAGTTGTCCCAGCGCGTCCCCGAGCCCGGCACCGACGACGAGATCGGCCACCTGGCCCGCACCATGAACGACATGCTCGCCCGGCTGGACGACTCCGCCGCACGGCAACGCCGCTTCGTCGCCGACGCCAGCCACGAACTCCGCAGCCCCCTGACGGCCATCCGCACCGGCCTTGAGGTCGGACTCGCACACCCCGACCGCGCACCCTGGCCCGACATCGCCTCACGGGCCGCCCGGCAGACCGAACGCCTCGAAGCGCTGATCTCCCAACTCCTCGCCCTGGCCAGGGCCGACGCCGGAAAGCTGGCCGCGCGCCGGCAAACCGTCGACCTGTCCGCGTTGCTCGCCGAGATCCGGGCGACAACCACGGCGCCGCACCTTCAGATCGAGCTCGCGGTCCCGGCGCACACCACGGTGACCGGCAACCCGGAGGACCTGTCTCGGCTGTTCCGCAACCTCATCGACAACGCCGCCCGATACGCGCGGATGAGAGTGTCCGTCACAGCCGTGGTCGAACCGGACAGCATCCGGATCGAGATCGGCGATGACGGACCGGGAATCCCGGCCGAGGAACGCGAGCGGGTCTTCGACCGCTTCGTCCGCCTCGACACCGACCGGGGACACGGCACCCGCTCCACCGGGCTCGGGCTGCCCATCGCCCGGGAGATCGCCACGGCGCACGGCGGCACGATCACCCTCACCGAGACCGGCAGCGGCGGAACGCACGCCGTGGTGGCCCTGCCGCGCTGA
- a CDS encoding response regulator transcription factor: MRVLVVEDEPDVAEALVWGLQAEGYVVDATDNGTDGLWMATENAYDVIVLDVMLPGLDGYQVAKRLRERERWTPILMLTAMDDDLDHAEGLDSGADDYLSKPFSYPVLLAHLRSLTRRTLGARPAVLIAAGLALDPAGRTVTRDGAPLEVTGREAAVLEYLLRRKGSVISKAELLEHCWDAHSTGDPAIVEVLVHRLRRKIERPGGPTVIETVRGQGYVIRSEKP; the protein is encoded by the coding sequence GTGCGGGTGCTGGTGGTCGAGGACGAGCCGGACGTCGCCGAGGCCCTGGTCTGGGGTCTGCAGGCCGAGGGATACGTCGTCGACGCGACGGACAACGGCACGGATGGGCTGTGGATGGCGACGGAGAACGCCTACGACGTCATCGTGCTGGACGTCATGCTGCCCGGCCTGGACGGGTACCAGGTGGCCAAGCGCCTGCGCGAGCGCGAGCGCTGGACGCCAATCCTGATGCTCACCGCCATGGACGACGACCTCGACCACGCCGAGGGGCTGGACTCCGGTGCGGACGACTACCTCTCCAAGCCGTTCTCCTACCCGGTCCTCCTCGCACACCTGCGCTCCCTGACCCGACGCACCCTCGGTGCCAGGCCGGCGGTGCTCATCGCCGCCGGCCTGGCACTGGACCCCGCCGGGCGCACCGTCACCCGTGACGGCGCGCCCCTGGAGGTGACCGGCCGGGAGGCCGCCGTGCTGGAGTACCTGCTGCGACGCAAGGGCTCCGTCATCTCCAAGGCCGAACTGCTGGAACACTGCTGGGACGCCCACTCCACCGGCGACCCGGCGATCGTCGAGGTCCTCGTGCACCGGCTGCGGCGCAAGATCGAGAGGCCGGGCGGGCCGACCGTCATCGAGACCGTGCGCGGCCAGGGATACGTCATCAGAAGCGAGAAACCATGA
- a CDS encoding MMPL family transporter: MEKLSGWVIRHRLVVGLSWLVITVVGMLVAPSLSGRLQPGTHVTGPGYTANVQIARSYGGATQDPAVVVLDLPTGQTVNSPQAQAKLRAVDRGIATAAPSLRLVSYASTGSRTLVGNGGTSTIVLAYPPKPGDDMATDQIDALTRAVTAAAPGLTVHGTSLRALEAGNTTGGGNSSVTGELIIGAIGALVVLAWVFGSLLALLPLVMALISVLTMQLLVYGLTFLMPSSSPIHPAVQYIVALLGLGLSIDYSLLVVTRWREERAAGKSNDEAVRAAVQRAGHSVWFSGMVASLGLFALTVIPNSMVRGIGVSGLFIPSTATLVALTLLPAVLSKIGPRMDWPRRASRRQADSRFWTGWSKFVIKHRVASAVAGLGILAALTATAATIDISTPSSHALATAGAYTDGLHTLETDGFPSGTLTAVPVYVPKAVDAGNTVNALDTVSSLRGAAAPAGPAWHTGGSAMVIAIPYHEVGSADGGTSLADIRRSVPPGVLAGGEGAQKIDETSATYGSFPLLFALVAVVTFLLLTRGMRSVLLPAKAVLLNMLSVAASYGLLVIVFQHGIGMKELWGASTYGAIDTLAPVLIFGFLFGVSMDYEVFILARVREGYDRTGSTREGIIEGVSRTGRLVTSAALILFFALASLATANDVTVREIAMGLAFGVVLDAMVVRMLLLPALVSLFGDWNWWLPDRAARLLRLPVARSADEARPELVPQRIGEA; encoded by the coding sequence GTGGAGAAGCTGAGCGGATGGGTGATCCGCCATCGGCTGGTGGTGGGTCTCAGCTGGCTGGTGATCACGGTGGTGGGCATGCTGGTGGCGCCGTCGCTCTCGGGCCGGCTGCAACCGGGCACCCATGTCACCGGCCCCGGCTACACCGCCAACGTGCAGATCGCCCGGAGCTACGGAGGCGCGACCCAGGACCCCGCTGTCGTGGTCCTGGACCTCCCGACCGGACAGACCGTCAATTCGCCGCAGGCGCAGGCGAAACTGCGGGCGGTGGACAGGGGCATCGCCACGGCGGCGCCGAGCCTGCGCCTGGTCTCCTACGCCTCGACCGGCAGCCGGACGCTGGTCGGGAACGGTGGCACGAGCACGATCGTCCTGGCCTATCCGCCGAAGCCCGGTGACGACATGGCCACCGATCAGATCGACGCCCTCACCAGGGCTGTCACAGCCGCAGCGCCCGGTCTGACCGTGCACGGCACCAGTCTGCGGGCCCTGGAGGCCGGCAACACCACCGGCGGCGGCAACTCCAGCGTCACCGGTGAGCTGATCATCGGAGCGATCGGCGCGCTGGTGGTCCTGGCCTGGGTGTTCGGGTCGCTGTTGGCGCTGTTGCCGCTGGTCATGGCCCTGATCTCGGTGCTGACGATGCAACTGCTCGTCTACGGGCTGACGTTCCTGATGCCGTCGTCCTCGCCGATCCACCCGGCCGTGCAGTACATCGTGGCGCTGCTGGGCCTGGGCCTGTCGATCGACTACTCGCTGCTGGTGGTCACCCGCTGGCGCGAGGAGCGCGCGGCCGGCAAGAGCAACGACGAAGCGGTGCGCGCGGCCGTGCAGCGGGCCGGGCACAGCGTCTGGTTCAGCGGCATGGTGGCCTCGCTCGGCCTGTTCGCGCTGACCGTCATCCCCAACTCGATGGTCCGCGGCATCGGTGTGTCCGGGCTGTTCATCCCCTCCACCGCGACCCTGGTCGCGCTGACGCTGCTCCCCGCGGTGCTGTCCAAGATCGGTCCGCGGATGGACTGGCCGCGGCGGGCATCGCGACGGCAGGCGGACAGCCGGTTCTGGACCGGCTGGTCGAAGTTCGTGATCAAGCACCGCGTGGCTTCGGCGGTCGCGGGCCTGGGCATCCTGGCCGCGCTGACCGCCACCGCCGCGACCATCGATATCAGCACGCCGAGCAGCCACGCACTGGCCACCGCCGGCGCCTACACCGACGGCCTGCACACCCTGGAAACCGACGGATTCCCGTCCGGGACGTTGACCGCGGTGCCTGTGTACGTCCCGAAGGCCGTCGACGCGGGGAACACCGTGAACGCCCTGGACACCGTTTCCAGCCTGCGCGGCGCCGCAGCCCCGGCAGGACCGGCCTGGCACACCGGGGGCAGCGCGATGGTCATCGCGATCCCGTACCACGAGGTCGGCAGCGCCGACGGCGGCACCTCACTGGCCGACATCCGCCGCAGCGTCCCACCCGGTGTGCTGGCCGGTGGCGAGGGCGCACAGAAGATCGACGAGACCAGCGCCACCTACGGCTCGTTCCCGCTGCTGTTCGCTCTGGTCGCAGTGGTCACCTTCCTGCTGCTGACCCGCGGGATGCGGTCGGTCCTGCTACCTGCCAAGGCCGTGCTGCTCAACATGCTGTCCGTGGCGGCCTCCTACGGTCTGTTGGTGATCGTCTTCCAGCACGGCATCGGCATGAAGGAGCTGTGGGGCGCGTCCACCTACGGCGCGATCGACACCCTTGCCCCGGTGCTGATCTTCGGGTTTCTGTTCGGCGTGTCCATGGACTATGAGGTGTTCATCCTGGCCAGGGTCCGCGAGGGATACGACCGCACCGGATCCACGCGGGAGGGCATCATCGAGGGTGTGTCGCGCACCGGCCGCCTGGTGACGTCCGCCGCGTTGATCCTGTTCTTCGCGCTCGCCTCGCTGGCCACGGCGAACGACGTCACCGTGCGCGAGATCGCCATGGGCCTGGCGTTCGGGGTGGTGCTGGACGCTATGGTGGTCCGGATGCTGCTGCTGCCCGCACTGGTCTCGCTGTTCGGCGACTGGAACTGGTGGCTGCCGGACCGGGCCGCGCGACTGCTCCGGCTCCCGGTGGCGCGGTCAGCCGACGAGGCCCGTCCGGAGCTGGTTCCGCAGCGGATCGGGGAGGCATAG
- a CDS encoding GNAT family N-acetyltransferase — protein sequence MTELGGWTVTWPPAPIRTERLVLRESEARDRTAFIELFASPEVGSYIGGPRPRDELQRAVPEVPGRRPGLFVIDLDGAMISMITLDRRNAERPGHVRPDAGEAELGYMFLPQAWGRGYAAEACAAALDWFAAVLPSEPVVLCTQTANDRAMRLAAKLGFTEVERFEEYGAEQWFGVRSSLTPSG from the coding sequence ATGACCGAGCTTGGAGGCTGGACCGTCACCTGGCCGCCTGCCCCGATCAGGACCGAACGACTCGTGCTCCGCGAGTCCGAGGCCCGGGACCGTACGGCGTTCATCGAGCTGTTCGCCTCGCCAGAGGTGGGCAGCTACATCGGTGGCCCGCGACCGCGTGATGAGCTTCAGCGCGCAGTGCCTGAGGTGCCCGGGCGGCGCCCTGGCCTTTTCGTGATCGACCTCGACGGAGCGATGATCAGCATGATCACGCTCGATCGGCGCAACGCAGAGCGTCCGGGGCACGTCCGTCCCGATGCCGGAGAGGCCGAGCTCGGCTACATGTTCCTGCCACAGGCGTGGGGACGCGGGTACGCCGCCGAAGCGTGCGCAGCGGCACTCGACTGGTTCGCCGCCGTACTCCCCAGCGAACCGGTGGTGCTCTGCACCCAGACCGCCAACGACCGCGCGATGCGCCTCGCGGCGAAGCTGGGGTTCACCGAGGTGGAGCGGTTCGAGGAATACGGCGCCGAGCAGTGGTTCGGCGTGCGGTCCTCGCTCACCCCGTCCGGCTGA
- the mobF gene encoding MobF family relaxase — protein MAVIRYGKDGIYRVRPPGGLVAARFRHYEARSGMPLLHDHVLVSVKGQCLDGKWGSIHTTALHENTVAASALYNEIVAAEVCEVLGLATEPRTVTPGRRPVMEIAGVPHELIRWTSRRSDQIAACLAELEHEYVTAVDDDGEPKFLPVVSERARAKLNQIAAKMTRPPKQKAQPLAQLRKEWKASAILTSGVAVDVINCLIEYARAAAAAIRSRVAAVVDDALAAVDVIATVFVMNDGGRFHRRHLLAEARRHLALVLRGRRRDPGLDDQIVAAAISTHCLDISEPKTVRGLEAGYRLYTAWWALSDLPARRRPPTPAPDPDRHPPGRSQRAGCAPDPGPDSGGVGDTPPPAEPRPGCPRRRGGAGEAARHHLRRRIAGPGGRRLRAPAGGDARATARAPGRRPRARRPGARRWPGRRST, from the coding sequence GTGGCGGTGATCCGGTACGGCAAGGACGGCATCTACCGGGTGCGGCCGCCCGGCGGTCTGGTCGCCGCCCGCTTCCGCCACTACGAGGCACGGTCGGGGATGCCCTTGCTCCATGACCATGTGCTTGTGTCCGTGAAGGGGCAGTGCCTGGACGGGAAGTGGGGCTCGATCCACACCACGGCGCTGCACGAGAACACCGTCGCCGCCTCCGCGCTCTACAACGAGATCGTGGCCGCTGAGGTCTGCGAGGTGCTGGGGCTGGCGACCGAGCCGCGCACCGTCACCCCGGGGCGCCGACCGGTCATGGAGATTGCCGGGGTGCCGCACGAGCTGATCCGCTGGACTTCCCGGCGCAGCGACCAGATCGCCGCCTGCCTGGCAGAGCTGGAGCATGAGTACGTCACCGCCGTCGACGACGACGGCGAGCCGAAGTTCCTGCCCGTGGTCTCCGAGCGGGCCCGCGCCAAGCTGAACCAGATCGCCGCGAAGATGACGCGCCCGCCGAAGCAGAAGGCCCAGCCCCTCGCCCAGCTGCGCAAGGAGTGGAAGGCGAGCGCGATCCTCACCTCCGGGGTGGCCGTCGACGTCATCAACTGCCTCATCGAGTACGCCCGTGCCGCGGCTGCGGCGATCCGATCCCGGGTCGCCGCCGTGGTCGACGACGCCCTGGCGGCCGTCGACGTCATCGCGACGGTGTTCGTGATGAACGACGGCGGCCGATTCCACCGCCGGCACCTGCTCGCCGAAGCCCGCCGCCACCTCGCCCTTGTGCTGCGCGGCCGACGCCGCGACCCCGGCCTGGACGACCAGATCGTGGCCGCCGCCATCTCCACCCACTGCCTGGACATCAGCGAGCCGAAGACCGTGCGCGGCCTGGAGGCCGGCTACCGCCTCTACACCGCATGGTGGGCGCTGTCCGACCTCCCTGCCCGGCGCCGCCCACCAACCCCCGCACCCGACCCGGACCGGCATCCCCCCGGCCGATCCCAGCGCGCCGGCTGCGCCCCGGACCCCGGACCAGACAGCGGGGGAGTGGGAGATACCCCGCCTCCCGCTGAGCCACGACCGGGCTGTCCTCGCCGGCGCGGTGGTGCGGGAGAAGCTGCGCGCCACCACCTACGCCGGCGGATTGCGGGGCCGGGCGGACGACGTCTTCGCGCACCAGCAGGCGGCGATGCCAGAGCAACTGCTCGCGCCCCCGGCCGCCGCCCCCGGGCACGGCGACCAGGAGCCAGACGCTGGCCCGGGAGGCGGTCGACCTGA